ATCCCCAATACGATGAATACCCACCCTACTACCAGCACTATCAGCCTTATCAATACCATTACGGATATCGCCCAGAACCACCTTACCAGGCTCcaaacattttcaagaaaagcCGAGAGTCTGTAATGGACGCTTTATTCTCCATAGCGCAGAATGACGATCTACAGTGTGTTCCAAAACTATTGTGTGAAGTCACTGCTGGAGGCCTAACTGGGAGACAAGCAGGAGCGAGCTTCCCTATGGGAGTTGATTTGGGGTCTTTAACCACGTACATTGTTATTCTCGAATCATGCTGGAACTGTTGctaaaatttaccattttaatAGGTTCCTCTCGGGTTTGCACAGTGCAAACATGTCTCCAGTGCTGCATTTTGGGAAAGCAGCCCTATTGGGGTTTGCTGCTAGAGGCGACACCGGGTCATGTCGAGTTGCGTATCCGGAATGCCCCAGCGATCCCGAGAAACTGATCAAGTATCTGAACAATCACAATGGTGGTTTCTTTAGGTTCTTTCAAGGTCTGAATACCCAGCAAAATCAATATCACCATCAGAACTACGCTCAGAGCTTCAACCGCTATGCTTCAGGGTTCTTCGGGAACGGAGCGGCCGTAGCTGAAAAGCGAATTCAAACCCGGCCAGGACTCTATGCAGACAATTCCGAGGGGTTAAATCATAACAAATACAGAGGTTTTTCATTTGGTCATAATAACGTAAATGATTATGTACGGGAGATGACGAAGGTGGCGTTTCCGGAAACTGATATTCGAGATAATGGCCTTCAGCAGGAGGAAAATAGCTTGTTCAAGTTTCCGTTGGAAACTCACGATGTTCCATCTAGGCACGGAAAAAGGCTCAAATTCTTGCAATCAAACGACGTGGACTCATTGGACATTCAACGACCACTACCCAACCACGTTCCATccaaaaacatatttcctGACAGAACTGGAACTGGAGAGCTGAAGCTGGATTCTCACGATGTGGAGTCGGTTTACCAAGAGAGTTCTCCGTATGAAGCTGATCACTACAATGAGCTTCTCTATGATAGTTTTCCTAGTGATAACAAGATGAAGTCTCATCGTTTGAGTTTCCCCACTCAAGGAAGTccaaatgtaatattttctgtcAAGTAGAAGTTGTcggattgttttttttttaatttatatcgtTAACGCTTTTCTGGttgttaataaacaaattaatttggcGTTTATGCTTATGGTACGGGTCACGGCGCAAGAAGAAGCGACGTCATATTtaaaatccgacgtttcggcTTCCGAGAGCCACCATCGgctctcttttttcttaaaggAACCATCTTGGATTTTAGCCTTTCCCAGTTCGGTAATCTATTTAAAGTGGTGTGAAGATGGTACGTGAACACTGAAACTCGGTTAAGTGCGAAAAACCATACTGTAGTATGCGCGAACtgtggaaatttaaatgaaactccTGTTCGATTTTCTTCTGGTAAATCTGTGCTTGTTGAAGAGTAGCTACAAttagtataaaaatattcaatctaTGTACATGAGCAAGccttaaaacatattttattgcacGTTCGGCCTTTATAGTATACGGGCGTATACACGAATAATTATATCATCATTTTCATCAATCAATTAAGCCTAAAAAGATATACTCTCGTGTCTGCGTTGATTTATTTCAGCTGCAGCTAGTTGATTTTTCTTCGATAAATAACGTTATTTACATGTGTTTATTACTACACTacctataattaaaaatggcgCATGAGGACGTAGGgtttataaatatacagggtggttggAACTGATGCGAACAAGCTCTCCTCTTGTTCCGTGTAATTATGGAGATTGGTTGTGCGTCACCAAAAGGGCGTGAAAAAAGCGTGAATTTCTTAGGGGTCAGCAACCCCTAAAACGATCTCATCTGTAGCTATTTACGTTTATTGACTTTAATTGCtcctaattttctttaaaggtATTCGCTCCGCTAGGAAGATAGAACCGTCGTATGCgcctaaattgaaaaaacgcTCATCTCGCACTATCACCACATTGCCCTAATTACCTATCACAAAGCATGCACTAGGTGCACGAAAAGTGACCTTTCCGCAGCGCTCGAGGCCTAGTTTTTGCAGCTGCGTCCCCTCTTGACTAGTTGATTGCAGAACTTGGGAGAGGCCAGGAAGTCCCCCAGAAACACGCTAAGGAGGTAAAACTCCTTCTGCTTTTCCTTGGAGGCTTTGTAACTGCTGCGGATAAAAAAGCGTTCGTTAAGTAACCTGCTCGGACGAGaacgaaatatttgaatttaatactGCAATGCTAAATCCAAATCATTTGCATGAAATTCCCCTGCAATTTGGTACAGACTCGTTTAGGGGCAGATGCAACTTGTGTCCAACAGCACCACCGTGACCAATTTACATTGAGAACGCCAGCAGTTACATCCAACGTCCAAAAACACGTTGTTCCACAATATGcacagttaaaaattaaacaccccAATTtgttctaattaaattttaattcattagaCAACCCTTTCGATTGTTATCTCGGTTTTTGGATGTGTTAGAGTTCCATAATAGCGCCCGCTATTATGCAAATAGTATCTTAATTAAGTGATGTTATTAACGTGTGATATTTTTGGGGGTAAGCGAGGCAGTTCGTTCGCTTACCCACAGGGAAGGTTCCTACTTACTTGAACACATCGTCCCAATTGATCTCGAGGTGCTGCGGACCGAATTTCCGGGATTTTTCCGCATGGTGCAGACACACCCTCGGGTAGATGCACACGTTCTGACCAAGCTCGGTTACCAAACGCTTTTCAGCTTCGATCATGTTGATCATTTCCTCATCGCTTATGCTCCTGCGTTCCCTCTTGCTGGCATACGTGCCTAAAAGAGAAATCAAACAGTTTTTGGACGTCATAAATTAACGTGACTCCGACCCAGCTAACCTGGGCCAACCTGCGCCCCAGCTAACCTGGGCCAACCTACGCCCCAGCGAGGGGCAAACATTGACCTAATTTGCTTATCGCTGGCAACGATACGAGTCATTCTACGAGGGAAACTTCCTGCGTTTTTCAGGAATCTCTTGACGCTGGTTGAGACCGAAATCCACCCGGGTGGGCGGGGGCACTTTCCACCCGAGAGGAAATGACGTGGAAGGGTGACGGGTAAAAATCCGTTAAAATCCAGAGTTTTGCGAGGAGAAAAATGgcttttaaaggaaaatcgtGGTTCACTGCAGGCAGTACTCTCCTCGGGGCGGCGGGCCTCGCCGCTCGGCGGTTTTTCTCACGAATGATTAAAAACTTCGCTCGGGGCGCCGGACCATCCCCGACGATCGGGGGACGTTGCCGTCAGCTACCACCCCGAGAAATGGACGCTGGATTCGGTCCAAGGGGCGTATCAAAACCTCCGGAGGTCCCCAGCGGTGCCTACCGATGGCTCCGCGGCTGATACGGCTAGAACCCGACACTCCCCTTCAAGTACCAGCTCTGAGGAAATTACAGCAATTATGATTTTCTTCGTTCGCAACGGtgaatgcaaaattaaaaaccagtTACGTTCCTCTGCTATTGTCATACATGTGCAACTAAGCCATAATGATTTCTTAGGAAGTGAAACGAACACCAAGGTCGTACGTGCTGTAGGTCCGTTGAAACCATCAATGGCACAAAAGCCGCTTTCAAGTGCGCTTTTGAACGAAATGCGGACAGAAAGCGGGCAACCTTCATAAACCCAGCAAATAGGTCATGTTATTAACGCaaccagaaattaaaaatttcgattgaaCCATATGGCCTACCATGCAATTACTTACTGGGATTTAATGAGTAGgccaattttttaacaaaattggataATCGCACTGCGACAATAATAACAGGAAACCCGACCAATTCCACTGGTAACTCGAAGGTTGGCTCTTGGGCAGCCGTTAGGTTAGGACAGTCCATGAAAACGAATATAACACACGTGCAAAAGTGCAtaagaaaagtaaaattaagaaCGTTcatattatgaaatatttgacaacagactCGCAGACGTTCAATGGTACCACGAACCGCGAAAGCAAGAGTGGGTTAAGAATTATGTTTGTAAGTCAGACTTTAAGAGTGAAAGTGACCACCACTCTACATAATTAAATTGTCTGTGGAGGGCATGCCGATGTTAAATATGCGAAATAGGCACTATTAGAtaagcaaaaattgagtaacaATGCAATATAGAATCGTAGTTGAGCGATGAtgaattaaacaaacaatgAACAAAGTCATTAAAATGAAGCGCATGAAGCTGCTTCATTAATTTGGCGGCGTTGCGTCACTctggaataattaatttatgtaatGTACCGGGTGATTGCACAAAAATTCGaacattatttgaatattaaaaaatgccatttgcgAAGGTGGCAAAATTGCCGGATTGGGAGGACATTGCCGGGTTGCTGCTCGAAAAGTCCTACATGTGCGACTGGCAAAGAACAGCGTCGCGGGGTTTTTGAtaaaggattaaaaaaaacttaaaatgaaataatgacGAGCAAGgagaaggggggggggggggggcaaaGGAGGgacaatttttgaatgatcGAGAAACTGGTCCAGCCCCTTCCCGAACGAAAGCCTCTGCAGTTCCGGCAGGATTATCGGGGTACAAATGAGGCAGGTAATCCTGGACCGACATACCCGGCCGATACTGTGTAGGTCCCGAAAATCGATCCGAGACTACATCTCTGGTGACAAAATCTCTCACCTTCTACGACGACttggttagttcaggttagcgtTGTGGGGAGGTCGAAGGCGCGTTCGCAGCTTCGCGCGGCGGACGGATTTTAGTGGGAACCGGCAACATCTATCTGGGAACCCCAGACTTGCCAGGATCTTGCCGCCGACGCTCTGGTCGGAAAGGCAATGACAAATCGCTCGTGGAGCACTCGTACTGAACGTTTAATTTTCTGCGGGTCTTTCCAACCCATTTCCGTCGAATTCTTTAAGCTATCCTCACTAGCTGGAGACACTTTCCCCCATGGATCATTTAAACgcatttttccgaaaaaaaaggGGCAACAGTGTTACAAATGTATCTTCTTGTTGCCGCCTTCGACCGTTACCTAAATTATTAAGGAAGATTAAACacaaacaagaaatatttcattgtaTGTAATTAAGCGCGTTACACTTCAgcaaaatgtcataaaaactTAGGAAGGAGCTTATTTATGGAAATGAATGTAGTTTTCGTACACTTTCCGTccaaattaacttaaaatatgCTGATATAAAATGGAAAAGACGTTGTAATTCTtctctggaaaataaatttatatatcgCGCGCGAAACTTTATGGCTCTTTTGCATAAAAACAAAGAGCTGGGTCTTTATTGCCGCCCATGAATACATTTCCAAactatttcattttgaaattagGACCTTTTGTTCCCGCTGTAAAGTTACGCTCTCTGTACACAGATTTAGCAATAATCAAATTCAAGCCATGGCAGCTCTACGAGCGCCAGAGTGTGCAGATTTTATTGGATATTTCATCGTCATTCGGTCTACGTATGGCAGGGTCAACGGGGCAGCTCAAACCAGAAGAATCCTGCGTTGCAAGGAAATTCGCGTTGTCAGATGACATATGACAGTTGCCACACTTCAACTGTCACCAATCACCCGTCACATTTCGATTGTCGCTTATGATGGGTCACTGATAATTTGTCATGTGTCACCCGTCATACGTTTATCGTCATATTAAAACCATATATcagttttctaataattttatttgcatgtccaataataaaaaacttaagaTAACATATTAACGGAGATAAGCGGAGTTTTAATGTACAATCTATATCACAGCTTCGTAATTGTCGATGCAGTTGGCTCGAACCAGCCACCTTCTCTTTGTATCTATACCAAACCACTATTAAATATTGTGTCCGTTGAATACACCTGAAAAGAAATGGTTTTACTGTACATAAACAATGACTCCAGACCAATCCAGGGCAGGCGCAGTGCGAATGTCGGGTCAAAATTTGCAACGTGTGTCGCCCAGAAAAAATCCCGAGCAGTTCTGGGATGGTTTCCTGACCGGCTGGATCAGTCCCACTATCGCTCAATTTCGGTAACAAAGTCAGGAACTTCCAACACGTGGGCCGGTAAACGGAGGTCCGTTTACTCTTTAGatagttaaaatttcattattattccAACATTACAGTGTCAGTAGATATATTCGGGCTTTCTGGGCACTGCTACGCCTTATTCCTCCGGACAATCCGTTGCCAATTACCCACCTTAAAAGAGACTCTCCCAATTCCCTCTGAACGGCCCGTCCTAATTTCACCGCATTCGAA
This region of Euwallacea fornicatus isolate EFF26 chromosome 3, ASM4011564v1, whole genome shotgun sequence genomic DNA includes:
- the LOC136350340 gene encoding uncharacterized protein, which produces MFSVFSASVVIFAINGVRCISNRNLSGDIDQASLSLSNLAIQGRQYQPYSPYHPQYDEYPPYYQHYQPYQYHYGYRPEPPYQAPNIFKKSRESVMDALFSIAQNDDLQCVPKLLCEVTAGGLTGRQAGASFPMGVDLGSLTTFLSGLHSANMSPVLHFGKAALLGFAARGDTGSCRVAYPECPSDPEKLIKYLNNHNGGFFRFFQGLNTQQNQYHHQNYAQSFNRYASGFFGNGAAVAEKRIQTRPGLYADNSEGLNHNKYRGFSFGHNNVNDYVREMTKVAFPETDIRDNGLQQEENSLFKFPLETHDVPSRHGKRLKFLQSNDVDSLDIQRPLPNHVPSKNIFPDRTGTGELKLDSHDVESVYQESSPYEADHYNELLYDSFPSDNKMKSHRLSFPTQGSPNVIFSVK
- the LOC136350471 gene encoding uncharacterized protein codes for the protein MNVLNFTFLMHFCTCVIFVFMDCPNLTAAQEPTFELPVELVGFPVIIVAVRLSNFVKKLAYSLNPSTYASKRERRSISDEEMINMIEAEKRLVTELGQNVCIYPRVCLHHAEKSRKFGPQHLEINWDDVFNSYKASKEKQKEFYLLSVFLGDFLASPKFCNQLVKRGRSCKN